A section of the Papio anubis isolate 15944 chromosome 4, Panubis1.0, whole genome shotgun sequence genome encodes:
- the GATD3A gene encoding glutamine amidotransferase-like class 1 domain-containing protein 3A, mitochondrial isoform X1 produces MAAVRALVGSRLAAASAFASLSPGGRTPSQRAAIHLSAPQPAAKVALVLSGCGVYDGTEIHEASAILVHLSRGGAEVQIFAPDVPQMHVIDHTKGQPSESESRNVLTESARIARGKITDLAKLSAANHDAAIFPGGFGAAKNLSTFAVDGKDCKVNKEVERVLKEFHQAGKPIGLCCIAPVLAAKVLRGVEVTVGHEQEEGGKWPYAGTAEAIKALGAKHFVKEVAEAHVDQKNKVVTTPAFMCQAALHHIHDGIGAMVQKVLELTGK; encoded by the exons ATGGCGGCTGTGAGGGCCCTGGTGGGCTCGAGGCTCGCTGCGGCATCTGCGTTCGCGTCCCTGTCCCCCGGCGGTCGGACGCCTTCCCAGCGCGCAGCCATTCACCTCTCCGCGCCGCAGCCCGCGGCCAAGGTCGCGCTG GTGCTGTCTGGATGCGGAGTCTACGATGGGACCGAGATCCACGAGGCCTCGGC GATCCTGGTGCACCTGAGCCGGGGAGGGGCCGAAGTCCAGATCTTTGCTCCTGACGTCCCTCAGATGCACGTGATTGACCACACCAAGGGGCAGCCTTCTGAAAGCGAGAGCAG GAATGTTTTGACCGAGTCTGCAAGGATCGCCCGTGGCAAGATCACAGACCTGGCCAAGCTCAGTGCAGCCAACCATGATGCCGCCATCTTTCCAGGAGGCTTTGGAGCGGCTAAAAACCT GAGCACGTTTGCCGTGGACGGGAAAGATTGCAAAGTTAATAAAGAAGTGGAGCGTGTCCTGAAGGAGTTCCACCAGGCCGGGAAGCCCATCGG CTTGTGCTGCATCGCGCCTGTCCTCGCAGCCAAGGTGCTCAGAGGAGTCGAGGTCACCGTGGGCCATGAGCAGGAGGAAGGTGGCAAGTGGCCTTACGCTGGGACCGCGGAAGCCATCAAGGCCCTGGGTGCCAAGCACTTCGTGAAGGAAGTGGCC GAAGCTCACGTGGACCAGAAAAACAAGGTGGTCACGACCCCAGCCTTCATGTGCCAGGCGGCACTCCACCACATCCACGACGGGATCGGGGCCATGGTGCAGAAGGTGCTGGAACTCACTGGAAAGTGA
- the GATD3A gene encoding glutamine amidotransferase-like class 1 domain-containing protein 3A, mitochondrial isoform X3, producing MAAVRALVGSRLAAASAFASLSPGGRTPSQRAAIHLSAPQPAAKVALVLSGCGVYDGTEIHEASAILVHLSRGGAEVQIFAPDVPQMHVIDHTKGQPSESESRNVLTESARIARGKITDLAKLSAANHDAAIFPGGFGAAKNLSTFAVDGKDCKVNKEVERVLKEFHQAGKPIGCDASTSLPTLAPWWSRNPVLRCPGLSCIWCWHLSPVGEIPGAGREPHLC from the exons ATGGCGGCTGTGAGGGCCCTGGTGGGCTCGAGGCTCGCTGCGGCATCTGCGTTCGCGTCCCTGTCCCCCGGCGGTCGGACGCCTTCCCAGCGCGCAGCCATTCACCTCTCCGCGCCGCAGCCCGCGGCCAAGGTCGCGCTG GTGCTGTCTGGATGCGGAGTCTACGATGGGACCGAGATCCACGAGGCCTCGGC GATCCTGGTGCACCTGAGCCGGGGAGGGGCCGAAGTCCAGATCTTTGCTCCTGACGTCCCTCAGATGCACGTGATTGACCACACCAAGGGGCAGCCTTCTGAAAGCGAGAGCAG GAATGTTTTGACCGAGTCTGCAAGGATCGCCCGTGGCAAGATCACAGACCTGGCCAAGCTCAGTGCAGCCAACCATGATGCCGCCATCTTTCCAGGAGGCTTTGGAGCGGCTAAAAACCT GAGCACGTTTGCCGTGGACGGGAAAGATTGCAAAGTTAATAAAGAAGTGGAGCGTGTCCTGAAGGAGTTCCACCAGGCCGGGAAGCCCATCGG GTGTGATGCTTCCACAAGCCTCCCCACACTGGCTCCTTGGTGGTCCCGGAACCCGGTGCTGCGCTGTCCGGGTCTCAGCTGCATCTGGTGCTGGCATCTGTCCCCAGTTGGGGAAATCCCTGGAGCAGGGCGAGAGCCGCACTTGTGTTGA
- the GATD3A gene encoding glutamine amidotransferase-like class 1 domain-containing protein 3A, mitochondrial isoform X2, with product MHVIDHTKGQPSESESRNVLTESARIARGKITDLAKLSAANHDAAIFPGGFGAAKNLSTFAVDGKDCKVNKEVERVLKEFHQAGKPIGLCCIAPVLAAKVLRGVEVTVGHEQEEGGKWPYAGTAEAIKALGAKHFVKEVAEAHVDQKNKVVTTPAFMCQAALHHIHDGIGAMVQKVLELTGK from the exons ATGCACGTGATTGACCACACCAAGGGGCAGCCTTCTGAAAGCGAGAGCAG GAATGTTTTGACCGAGTCTGCAAGGATCGCCCGTGGCAAGATCACAGACCTGGCCAAGCTCAGTGCAGCCAACCATGATGCCGCCATCTTTCCAGGAGGCTTTGGAGCGGCTAAAAACCT GAGCACGTTTGCCGTGGACGGGAAAGATTGCAAAGTTAATAAAGAAGTGGAGCGTGTCCTGAAGGAGTTCCACCAGGCCGGGAAGCCCATCGG CTTGTGCTGCATCGCGCCTGTCCTCGCAGCCAAGGTGCTCAGAGGAGTCGAGGTCACCGTGGGCCATGAGCAGGAGGAAGGTGGCAAGTGGCCTTACGCTGGGACCGCGGAAGCCATCAAGGCCCTGGGTGCCAAGCACTTCGTGAAGGAAGTGGCC GAAGCTCACGTGGACCAGAAAAACAAGGTGGTCACGACCCCAGCCTTCATGTGCCAGGCGGCACTCCACCACATCCACGACGGGATCGGGGCCATGGTGCAGAAGGTGCTGGAACTCACTGGAAAGTGA